The region GGTATGGGAAGCGCAGTGACGTTGGATAGAGTAATCAACAGAGAGAATAGTGGTTACAAACTGGAGATATGCTATGACAAAGGTGTTGAGTATTGTTGCGGTATTGAGTGGTATCTTGCTGGGCGGGGGTGGCCAGTCATGGGCCTTGTCCCCGGAAACATCAATGTTGCTTGATTTGTTGAAGGCCAAGGGAGTCATTACTGAAAGTGAGGCGGTTGAGTTTACTCAGGCGTTGGAAGGGAAAATGGTGGCATCTTCTCCTGTGGTCGATGACCATCGTCACAGCGTGCAGAGCCTTGCCGATCGAGTTGATAGGATGGAGAGTAAAAAAGAGGGGATAGAGGCCCTTGATGGCAAGCTGAGTTTAAGCGGGTTGGTTGAAGCCGAAATGGTAGTTTCTCAAGAGAAAAAGGCCGATGGGACCAAAACCAAGAGCAGCGATCTGGCGTTAGCGACAGCCCAGTTGAATGTCGATGCAAAGCTTAATCAATATGTGAGTGGACATTTGGCGTTCCTGTATGAAGAGGGTGGTGGGGATGACACTATCGTTATTGATGAGGCTTTTGTCTCATTGACAGCCAGTGATGATACTCCGGTGTATGCCAAAGTTGGTCGGTTATATGTGCCTTTTGGACGGTTTGAGAGTCATTTTATCTCTGATCCTGGGACTCTGGTGCTTGGAGAGACCAATGATACGGCCGTGGTCGCAGGGTATGCTAATGATATCGCGGAGTTTAAGGTTGGCGGTTTCAAGGGGAAAGTCAAGGAGGCTGGCAAGAGTGACCACATTAACAGCGCTGTGGCCTCAGCAGTTTTTTTCGTGCCCACGACCAACGAAGACGAGTTGTCCTTAAGCGGTGGCGTGTCGTATCTGTCTAACTTGGCAACCAGTGATAGCCTTGAGGCTGAGACGGTTGGTGATGTGGCCGATATGGTTGGTGGGTGGAGCGTCTTTTTTAGTTTTGCCTATGCCGATAGTTTCTTT is a window of Desulfobulbaceae bacterium DNA encoding:
- a CDS encoding LbtU family siderophore porin — encoded protein: MTKVLSIVAVLSGILLGGGGQSWALSPETSMLLDLLKAKGVITESEAVEFTQALEGKMVASSPVVDDHRHSVQSLADRVDRMESKKEGIEALDGKLSLSGLVEAEMVVSQEKKADGTKTKSSDLALATAQLNVDAKLNQYVSGHLAFLYEEGGGDDTIVIDEAFVSLTASDDTPVYAKVGRLYVPFGRFESHFISDPGTLVLGETNDTAVVAGYANDIAEFKVGGFKGKVKEAGKSDHINSAVASAVFFVPTTNEDELSLSGGVSYLSNLATSDSLEAETVGDVADMVGGWSVFFSFAYADSFFFDAEYLGAVKDFAAADFSFTDLENRRPEAWNLEAAILVCEGGEVALRYGGSDETGTFLSQDEYGAALLYRFFDSTSFTVEYLYQQFQDASDNSQGTVQLAVEF